A segment of the Fibrobacter sp. UWR4 genome:
TGCCAGCATTTCCTTGGCGGCATGATATTCTGCGTTTTCGCTCAGGTCGCCTTGCTTGCGGGCTTCTTCCATTTCGTCGACAACACGGGGACGTTCAATCTTCTTAAGGAAATTGTAACGTTCAACCAGCTTGTCGTAAGTTTCTTGAGTACAGGGTGTTTTTGCCATATCCTCAAATTAGAATTTTTTTGGTGGACAAATTCAAGAATAGCGTGCCGTAGACGCTTTTTTTGTTATAATTTAATGCGTAGAAAACAATAGGAGATTCTATGTACACTGTGTTGGAAAAAGGCGGCGTCTGCTCCCCGAAGGGCTTTACCGCTTGTGGTATTTGCGCCGGCATTAAGGCTAGTGGCAATGCTGATATGGCTTTGCTCAAGAGTGAAAAGGCCGCCCGCTGCTTTGCTGTTTTTACAACCAATAAGGTAAAGGCCGCTCCGGTTATTTACGATAAGGCTGCCTTGGAACATGCTCACTTCGCAACTGCAGTTGTGGTGAACAGCGGTAATGCCAACGCCTGTACCGGCGAACAGGGTCTTGCCGATGCAGAACGCATGGCTACCCTTACTGAAGAAGCCCTGGGACTTACCCCGAAGAGCGTCCTGGTTTGCAGCACTGGTGTGATTGGCCATCTGATGCCCATGGACAAGATTGAAGCTGGCATTCCCAAGCTGGTCGAAAAGCTCCGTGCAGATGCTTCCGAAGAATTTGGTCGTGCAATTCTTACTACCGACCTTGCTCTGAAGTCGCATGCTGTTGAGATTCAGACTGAAAAGGGCGTTGTTACCATTGGTGGCGCCTGCAAGGGTAGTGGCATGATTCATCCCAACATGGCTACCATGCTGGCTTTCATTACTACTGACTTGGCTTTGCCCATCGACTTCTTTGCCGAATTCCGTGCAAACATTGCAGACTCCTTCAACGCCATTACCGTTGATGGTGATACCAGCACTAACGACACTTGCATTATGCTGGCTAACGGCATGAGTGGTATCAAGTACGAAGATCTTACCTTGTCTGAACAGGGCGAATTCCGTGCTGCTCTCGCTTTGATTATGCAGAGCCTCGCTAAGGATATCGTTCGTGACGGTGAAGGTGCTACCAAGCTGATTGAACTGCGTATTGAAAAGGCTGAAAGCCATGAAGAAGCTTTGAAGATGGCTCGCTTCATCGGTACTAGCAACCTGGCCAAGTGTGCTATGTTTGGTGAAGATCCTAACTGGGGACGTATCCTGAGTTCCGCTGGTTCTAGTGGCTGCAATATGATTGCAGAACATACGGACCTGTATTTCGGTGACGTCCAGGTTCTGGATGGCGGCCGTCCGGTAATCCTTTCCAAGGAAAAGCAGGATGCCCTTCATGCTGTTGTTCGCCAGCGTGAATACAAGGTGACTCTAGTTCTGAACATTGGTCATGCAAGCGCTAGCGCATTTACTTGCGACTTGAGCTATGACTATGTGAAGATCAACGCTGAGTATACAACGTAATTGTTAAAAGGTTTGCAAAAAAGACCGCGGGTTTAACCGAGGTCTTTTTTTTTGCTGATGCCGAAACGAGTTCGGCATGACTTGGGGTTAATCCTTCAGGCAGCGGAGGCTTGCTCCGTGTTCGGGATTGAACTTCTCGAACTTGACTGTGTTCTTGTCGTAGAAGAAGACGAGTACTTCGCCTTCGGCAGTCCAGAGGTAGGCCTTCTTGCCTGCTTCGTCAAACTTTCTGTCCTTGAGGGCAACGTCGCTTTTGGCGAAATGCGCACCGCCTGCCTTGACGCCAAATCCAAAGTCGTCCTTGCCGTTGCCGAACTGGAGGGAATTCTTCAGCGGATCCCAGCCAAAGCCTGCTTTCAGCTTGATGCCGGGCTTGTCTCCTACGAAGTTAAGAAGGGTTTGCCATTCTGCCTTGGAGGGCATGTGGAATCCTTCCATACAGGCTTTCTGGGCGTTTTCAAAATTGTACAGACGTCCCCAGTTGTTGCACTGCTGGCAGAGGGAACCATTGGCAGTTGCGAAGTTCAGGTTCTCTGCGATCCAGAGCTGGTCTCCAATGCGAATCCATTCGTAAGCGTAATTGTCACGGGGATCCTTGTAACCACCGCTTGTTGCAGGTTCGCCACTTTCGTCGAAGTATTCACCGAAGGCGGACTGTTTATTTTGCTTGTAGGGAACCTTGGAGGCAACCTTGCCGTTCTTGTGGTAACGGATGATCGTTCCTTCCATCAGACCGTTTTCGTAGTTGATTTCGGATTCAGGAGTGCCGTCCTTATAGAATTCCTTGGTGAGGCCCTGTCTACGATCGTTGACGTAGTTTGTCTCGCGTTTGAGAGTGCCGTTGTCGTAGTATTCCTTCTCGATACCGTTCTTCTGGTTGTCCACATAGGTGGTCTCGAAACGGATATTTCCGTTGGGATACTTTTCAGTGCGGATGTCTTCGCAGCCGCAGAACAATAGGGTAGACAGCACTGCCCCGGCGACAAGATGAATTTTTTTCATAGGTTCTAAAAAATACTAGAAGGTGATTTTTCCGGCGGTGGCCAAAAGACCAATCATGTACAGCATGCCGTCGTAGTAGCGCCACAGACGGTTCGGTACAGAAAGTCCTGCCAGGTGTTTTACGAAAGGTTTGATGAGTGAATCTCCAGGAGTAAGGACCTGGGTTGCCGCTGCGTTCATGGCGATGAGACCAGGTGTTGCCTCACGACCCTGTCTGGGGTAGGGTCCTCCATCTACGGCATAATCGGACAAATAGGGACGGCGGCTTTCGAAGAAGAACAACAGACGTTCACAAATCGCTTTTTCACTTTCGTCACCACGGAACAGTGCGTAGTCCAGGCTCAAGTTCATCGCCACGCGCCAGGCGTCTCCGCTGAAGTTGTCGCTTTCCTTGTTCCATTCCATGCGCTTGGGGGTTCCGTCAAATTCGGAATAGTCACTGCAGAGGCCTGTTTCGAAGTGGGCTGCCCTGTTCAGATACTTGATGCTATTTTCTGCGATGGTAATCCAGGATTCGTCGCCGGTGGCTTCCGCGAAGGCACGGTAAAAGGCGATGGTGTGGTAACTAGGGTCGGTGTAGTCATTGCCCTTGACAGGAGAGAAACGGACTGCCAAACGTTCCGGATCCATAATGGCTCCTACCAGTTCGTTTTCGGGCTTGTGACGCATGAGGTTAATGAGCTCGATCGCTTCCTGCTTCAAGTCGGGGCGGCCGAATTTTTCTGCAGCGATCAGGAGGGCGATGGCAAAATATTCTTCCCCGTCGGGGGCTGCACCGGGATCCATCTTGGAGAAGTCTTCGGTGGAAACCTGCCAGGCGAAGTATCCTTGATGGGGACCGTCATTATTGCGGAGAAAACGCTTGGAAAAATTCCAGAGTTTATCAAATTGCTTTTCGTGGCCTGTGAGCGCGGTAATGTACATGCCGTAGCTCATGCCTTCGGAACGGATGTCGTCGTGACCGATATCTACGATGTAGGACATGTCGTCGGAGGCGTCAAAACAGACTCGGTCGTCGATGGGGTCCCCTTCAAAAAGCTTGTTGTAGCCGTTTTGGATGAGCTGGTTTGCAAAGTTGGGACCATATCCAACTTCGACGAAAAGGTCTCGCGGTTTATAACGTTCCATAGAATTACCTCAATCTATGTCCAAACAACTTCCTTTTTTTAAGATAACTTTTTTCGTATCTTTGTAATGAGGTTTTTATGAATGATATGTTGATTTTAGGTTATGGTCCCGCAGGTGTTTCCGCTGCCCTGTATGGCTTGCGCGCTGGTTTGAAGGTTACCCTGATTGGAAAGGATGGCGGGGCCTTGCAAAAAGCGCATCTTATTGAAAACTACTATGGCCTGGAATCCCCCCTGACGGGTACGGAATTGCTGGAAGTGGGTAAAAAGCAGGCTCTGAAGCTGGGAGCCCAGATCGTGGATGATGAAGTAACGGACCTGATGTTTGATGGTTCTGGCTTTGTTGCCACTGGCTTGAAGGGCGTGTACCGCGGAAAGACCTGCATTATGGCGACGGGATCTGCCCGCAAAAAGCAACCTCTTGCAGGAATGGCGGAAATGGAAGGCCATGGGGTGAGCTACTGCGCTGTGTGTGATGCCTTCTTCTATCGCGGAAAGAATGTGGCGGTGATGGGTAGTGGTGAATACGCCCTTCACGAGGCGACCGAACTTTTGCAGGTGGTGGGGAGTGTGACCTTGTTGACGAATGGGGCGCCTCTTACCGCAACTTTCCCGGATAGCATTAAAATTGAAGAACGTAAGTTAAAAGGATTGGTGGGCGAGGGCTCTTTTAAGGGCGTTCAGTTTGAAGATGAAACTGAACAGAATTTTGATGGACTCTTCGTGGCCCTTGGCAGTGCCAATGCTACGGATCTCGCCTTGAAGGCGGGTGCCGCCTTTGACCAGGGAAAGTTGGTTCTGGATGAGGACTTGCAGTCTACCATCCCGGGACTCTATGCGGCTGGTGACTGTACTGGCGGAATTCTCCAGATTGCCGTTGCGGTGGGGGAAGGCGCCCGGGCGGGACTTGCTGCAATCAAGTACCTGAGAGAACATAGATAGTTCTGTTTGTCTATGCGGCGCATTACTCTCCTGACTAATCCGGATATATGCAATTTGAAATGTCCCCTCTGTTTTTTGCAACAGCGGGGGCGTTCCTTCGGTATGGGGGAGATGCCCTTTGAGACGGCGGTCGCTGCAATTCAGGAATACGAAGATGGTCTTGAAGAGGTTATTCCCTCCACTATGGGGGAGCCTTTACTTTATTCTAATTTTAGTCGGCTGCTTGATTTTTGCAGCGATAGGCGAATCCTCCTGAACTTGACCACCAACGGAACTTTTCCTGGAATGTGGGGGAAGCCCGCGGGGTATGAAAAGTTGCTGAGAGCCTGTAGTGATATAAAAATCAGCGGGCTGGCTTTTGAATGTGGCGATGTTCAGGGAGCGGCCTTTGACGAACGGACCTGGAAAGAAAATGTGGAACGTTTACTGGAGTGTCGCCTGCAGTTGGTGCGTGAGGGTGAAACCAGGCTTTCTACGGTTTCCCTGCAGATGACCTTGCATCGAAAGAATGCCTGCCGTGCCGAGGAAATTTTGCGGTGGGCGGAGGCGGTGGGCGTGCATCGCATCAAATGGAATCCGGTTGTATTCCTGAGTGTGGCGGATCGCCGGCTGGTGGCGGAATATGGCCTGGAAAAGTTTGACCTTGAGGAACTGCGGGGGCGACTAGTCTCGACGAAACTAAAATGCGGGGGCAGCCTATTCTTTGAAAAAAAACTCGCCGGATGTGGGACTGCTGAAAAGGAAAAAATTTCCGAGTGTGCCTTCCGGGATGAAATCTGGATTTTGCCGGACGGGTCGGAACAGAACTGCCCTAATCCGGAAAGACGCTTTGGTAATCCCGAATCGGAACGTGCCCAGTGCGAAAACTGCGTGATGCGTGGTTAAATTACGAGCGGATTACATCCAGAATCGTCAAAATATCGTTTTCAACCTTGAATTTAATTTCATATCCGGCGAATCCGAATCCGTAAATTCGATCCGGATTTTTTTGATAGGCAGGTCTTGGATCCTCGGCGAGAATTTCGATGAGGGTATCCAGTTTTTCCGAGGGGAATTTCTTTTTTAATTCTTCCGGAAATTCCACCTTGACACTTTTTTTCAGAACTTCGTGGGCAAAACCTCCGGCAGCATTTTCAATGCAGTCGGCATAGGGGAGGTATGGCTTCACGTCCACGATGGGTGTGCCATCCATCAGATCGGCGCCGCTGACGATGATTTCGGGACCGGAGTAATCCCCATCAGTAATGTTCAGGTGGATTTCCTCGATTTTTACGCAGCTCATGGCAAGCGGGTTTGGCCTGAAGCTGCTTCGGGTTGCAAAAACTCCAAGACGTTTGTTGCCTCCCAAACGGGGTGGGCGCACCGTGGGACTCCAGCGGTTTTCTCCGTTTTCATCGGTTCTTACATTTTCTGAAAATATCCAGAGGATCCACAAGTGGCTGAAACCTTCAAGGCCCCGCAATGCGTCTGCAATCCTGTATTCAGGCTCGAAACGGATGGCGGAACGCAACTCTTTCAGGAGACCGCTTTGGCGGGGAATGCCGAACTTGTCGGGAAAATCGCTTTTGATTTTTGCGATGACCTTGAAATTGTATTCAGAGGGATTTGTCATGGACGGGAAATTAGAAAAAATTTCTATCTTGCCTTTTGGAATTTTTAACACTGGCAAGTTCTTTAACTTGCCGTAACCATGAAGAGGAACGAATGACTGTTGTAGTCTTTATTCTTTACTTGCTGATGATGCTGGGCATTGGTGCCTACTTCTCCAAGAAAGCAAATAGCCTCAACGCCTACTACCTGGGCGACCGTGGCATGAATAAGTGGGTGGTGGCTATGTCCGCCCAGGCTTCCGATATGAGTGGCTGGATGCTCATGGGTCTTCCCGGTGCAATCTACCTCAGCGGCTTTTCCGAAGCTTGGATTGGTATCGGTCTTGTGATCGGTACCTACTTCAACTGGAAGATTGTGGGCCGTCGTCTCCGTAAGTATTCTCATTTCTGCGGTGACTCCATTACCTTGCCGGACTTCCTTTCCAACCGTTTCCGCGACCAGAAGGGTGTTATCCGCGTCATCGCTTCCTTCTTTATTTTGGCATTCTTCCTGTTCTATACTGTGTCCGGCTTTGTGGCTTCCGCTAAGCTTTTCGGTACTATTTTTGGTCTGGATTATACCACCGGTCTTATTATCGGTGCTGTGGTTGTAGTGAGCTATACCTTCATGGGCGGCTTCTTCGCTGTTTGCTGGACCGACTTTATCCAGGCTTCCATGATGCTCATTGCGGTTCTTGTGATTCCTACCATCATCTGCGTTTCCGGTGGTGGCTTCGCCGCTACCATGGATGCTGTGAACGGTCAGAATCCCTACCTCATGAGTCTCTTCACTAACGCTTCCTCTGGTAAGGCAATCGGCTTTATTTCCCTGATTTCCAGCCTTGCCTGGGGTCTGGGCTACTTCGGTATGCCTCATATCCTGGTTCGCTTCATGTCTATCAAGAATGCTGAAGAAATCAAACATTCCCGCCGCATCGCCATGACTTGGGTGATTATTTGCCTTGGGGCTGTGATCATGATTGGTCTTTTGGGTAATTATTACGTTGCTGCCAATGGTCTCACTGTTGCTGACCCGGAACGAATCTTCATGGTTCTCTGCCAGGCACTTTGCCATCCGGCAATCGCCTCTATCCTCATGGCTGCAATTCTTGCTGCCATCATGAGTACTGCTGACTCCCAGCTCCTGGTTTCTGCATCCGCTTTCAGTAACGACATGTACAAGCACCTCTTCCGCAAGAATGCTTCCAACAAGGAACTCATGTGGGTGAGCCGCATTGTGGTGGCTGTCATCGCTGTTATCGCAGTTCTCGTTGCTCTCCAGGGTGCACCTTCCGCTGATGGTGTTGCCAAGGAAGGCAAGAGCTTCCTGGATGTGGTCATGAGCTTGGTAAGTTTTGCCTGGGGTGGCTTTGGTGCTACCTTTGGTCCGCTGGTTCTGTTGGCTCTTTTCTGGAAGCGAACCACTCTGCCTGCTGCCGTTGCTGGTATGCTGGTGGGCGGTATCACCACTTTCGTCTGGAAGTTCTACCTCTCCGGCCTTAGCGGTGAAATCTTCCAGATTTACGAACTGGTTCCGGGCTTTGTCCTTAGTATGGTCACCATCATTGTGGTGAGCCTCCTGACCAAGCAGCCCAGCAAGGAAATTCAGGACGAATTTGACGCTGTGGAACACACTCGTCTTTCTGACATGAAGCTTTAATAGAGGCTTTATAAAGAGTATGGAAGCCCCGGCCTAGTGGTCGGGGCTTCCTTTTTTTCCTATTTTTTGGCCATGACTAGATTTTCTGAATTTCCGTATGTTGCCGACCGCTTCAACGCTGTCCGCAGGGAAACTGTACAGGTTCGCGTAGGCGACGCATTGATCGGGGGCGGTGCCCCCATTTTAGTTCAGTCCATGACCACCACCAAGCCCAAGGACGTGGAAAAGACTGTCCAGGAAACCTTGGATCTTGCTAAGGTGGGCTGTGGCCTGGTTCGTATTACTGCTCCGACTTTGGCCGATGCTCAGGGTCTGGAAGAAGTAATGAAGCGTATTCGCGCAGCTGGTTGCAAGGTGCCGGTTTCTGCCGACATTCACTTCCAGCCTAAGGCTGCTTTTGAAGCTCTCAAGTGGGTAGAAAAGGTCCGCATTAATCCGGGTAATTTCGTTGATACTGGTATCCTGACTTTGGAAAATCAGACCGACGCCATGTTCGAAGAAGGCAAGGTGAAGGTGGCTGAACAGTTCACTCCCTTCGTGCAGGAAGCGAAGCGCCTAGGTCGTGTGATCCGCATTGGCGTGAACCACGGTTCTCTTTCCGCCCGTATGATTTACCGCTATGGCGACACTGTGGAAGGCATGGTGGAATCCGTCATGGAATATCTGGCTGTTTGCGAAGCCGAGCATTTTGACCAGGTGGTCCTGTCTCTCAAGTCCAGTAATCCCCGTGTGGCAATTTCCGCCTACCGTATGCTGGCTGCCCGTATCAAGCAGGAAAACTACAAGCCGTACCCGTTCCACGTAGGCGTTACCGAAGCGGGTGCCGGTGCTGATGGCCGTATGAAGTCTGCTGCGGGTATTGGCGCTCTCCTGATGGATGGCCTTGCTGATACCATTCGCGTTTCCTTGACCGAAGATCCGGTGGCTGAAGTCCCCGTTGCCCAGGAACTGATCAAGGCCTGCGCATTGCCTGCTGCTCCCACCAGCTATGCAGTTCCCGTTCTTGAAAAGGATCCGTACCATTACGCCCGCCGCGAAACCAAGCCTGTCATTTTGAATGGCGTTGAAATTGGTGGCGCACAGCCTGTGAAGGTTGGCGTTCGTGCCGACGCAGCAAGCATTACCTCTGAAGGTCGTGGTCCTGAATTTGCTGTAGCAAGCCTTGGCGATAAGCCCGTTGTTGCTTTCGACGATCCTATGGACATCGCTGGCTTTGCTGCTAATCCCATTTCTGTTCCGGAAGGTTCCGTGTTCTGCTACACTGGCGAAAATATGGTTTCCGGCGTTCGCGCTATGGTTTCCGCAATGGAAGCTGCTGGCCGTAAGGATCCTATCCTGCTTTACGCAAACATCGGCAGTTCCGAAAAGGATATGCTCCGCGCTTCCGCTGATATCGGAAGCCTGGTGACCGATGGTATCGGCGACGCTGTGGTTATCGAAGGTTACAAGAGCCCCAAGGAATCTGTGGAGCTGGCTTTCGATATTCTGCAGGCAGCCTACTGCCGTCGCAGCAAGACCAACTTTATCAGCTGCCCCAGCTGCGGTCGTACTTTGTACAACATCCAGGAAGTCATGGGCAAGATTAAGGCCCGCTTCGGTCACCTGAAGGATTTGTCCATCGGCATCATGGGCTGCATCGTGAACGGCCCGGGCGAAATGGCTGACGCCGACTTCGGTTATGTGGGTGGTGGTCCTGGCCGTATTACTCTGTTCGAAGGCAAGACGGCTGTTAAGAAGAATATCCCGGAAGAAGATGCTATTGAAGAATTGGTAGCCCTCATCAAGGAACGTGGCCGCTGGGTAGACGCGCCGGAGGCGCAGTAGTTAGTAGACAGTTGACGGTAGACAGTAAACGGTAAATTTTTACTTCCTACTTCTTACTTCCTACTTCCTACTATCAGATTTTTAACATAAACTACAAGGAATAAAATCATGGCAACTATTAAGACTATGAACAACATCTCCAAGAAGGGCCTTAGCCTGTTTGGAGCATACTATCAGGTTTCTGATACCGTCGAAAATCCGGACGCGATCCTCGTCCGTTCTGCTCAGGTCGACACTGATCAGTTCGATGGCCTTCTGGCTGTGGCTCGCGCTGGTGCTGGTGTGAATAACATCACTATCGACAAGGCTTCCGCTAAGGGTGTTTGCGTGTTCAATACTCCGGGTGCCAATGCAAACGCTGTTGCTGAATTGGTGATGACTGTTCTTGGTATGGCTGTTCGTAACGTTGCTCAGGCAGCTAACTGGGTGAAGAATCTGAACCTGAACGATCCGGATATGGCAAAGACTGTTGAAAGCGGTAAGAAGAAGTTTGCTGGTTCTGAACTGGCTGGCAAGACTCTCGGTGTTATCGGCCTCGGCAAGATTGGCGTCCTGGTTGCTAACTATGCTCGTTGGAAGAACATGCGCGTGATCGCCTACGAACCGTATCCTAATGCTCTCAACATGCATGAACTTTCCAACAAGGTTGAAATTGCTGATCTCGACACCGTGATTGCAAATTCTGATTTCCTCACCGTTCACGTTCCGTTCATCAAGGGTGTTACCGAAAACCTCCTGAACCGCAAGAACCTGGCAAACTTCAAGGGTACTCATATCTTGAACTTTGCTCGTAACGGCCTCGTGGAAATGGATCCGGTTTACGAAATGCTGGACAACGGTACTCTCCAGGGTTACCTCAGCGACTTCCCGGATGCAAAGCAGATTCAGCACGACAAGATCCAGTGCTTCCCGCACCTCGGC
Coding sequences within it:
- the tsaA gene encoding tRNA (N6-threonylcarbamoyladenosine(37)-N6)-methyltransferase TrmO: MTNPSEYNFKVIAKIKSDFPDKFGIPRQSGLLKELRSAIRFEPEYRIADALRGLEGFSHLWILWIFSENVRTDENGENRWSPTVRPPRLGGNKRLGVFATRSSFRPNPLAMSCVKIEEIHLNITDGDYSGPEIIVSGADLMDGTPIVDVKPYLPYADCIENAAGGFAHEVLKKSVKVEFPEELKKKFPSEKLDTLIEILAEDPRPAYQKNPDRIYGFGFAGYEIKFKVENDILTILDVIRS
- the argJ gene encoding bifunctional glutamate N-acetyltransferase/amino-acid acetyltransferase ArgJ; protein product: MYTVLEKGGVCSPKGFTACGICAGIKASGNADMALLKSEKAARCFAVFTTNKVKAAPVIYDKAALEHAHFATAVVVNSGNANACTGEQGLADAERMATLTEEALGLTPKSVLVCSTGVIGHLMPMDKIEAGIPKLVEKLRADASEEFGRAILTTDLALKSHAVEIQTEKGVVTIGGACKGSGMIHPNMATMLAFITTDLALPIDFFAEFRANIADSFNAITVDGDTSTNDTCIMLANGMSGIKYEDLTLSEQGEFRAALALIMQSLAKDIVRDGEGATKLIELRIEKAESHEEALKMARFIGTSNLAKCAMFGEDPNWGRILSSAGSSGCNMIAEHTDLYFGDVQVLDGGRPVILSKEKQDALHAVVRQREYKVTLVLNIGHASASAFTCDLSYDYVKINAEYTT
- the putP gene encoding sodium/proline symporter PutP produces the protein MTVVVFILYLLMMLGIGAYFSKKANSLNAYYLGDRGMNKWVVAMSAQASDMSGWMLMGLPGAIYLSGFSEAWIGIGLVIGTYFNWKIVGRRLRKYSHFCGDSITLPDFLSNRFRDQKGVIRVIASFFILAFFLFYTVSGFVASAKLFGTIFGLDYTTGLIIGAVVVVSYTFMGGFFAVCWTDFIQASMMLIAVLVIPTIICVSGGGFAATMDAVNGQNPYLMSLFTNASSGKAIGFISLISSLAWGLGYFGMPHILVRFMSIKNAEEIKHSRRIAMTWVIICLGAVIMIGLLGNYYVAANGLTVADPERIFMVLCQALCHPAIASILMAAILAAIMSTADSQLLVSASAFSNDMYKHLFRKNASNKELMWVSRIVVAVIAVIAVLVALQGAPSADGVAKEGKSFLDVVMSLVSFAWGGFGATFGPLVLLALFWKRTTLPAAVAGMLVGGITTFVWKFYLSGLSGEIFQIYELVPGFVLSMVTIIVVSLLTKQPSKEIQDEFDAVEHTRLSDMKL
- a CDS encoding glycosyl hydrolase family 8 codes for the protein MERYKPRDLFVEVGYGPNFANQLIQNGYNKLFEGDPIDDRVCFDASDDMSYIVDIGHDDIRSEGMSYGMYITALTGHEKQFDKLWNFSKRFLRNNDGPHQGYFAWQVSTEDFSKMDPGAAPDGEEYFAIALLIAAEKFGRPDLKQEAIELINLMRHKPENELVGAIMDPERLAVRFSPVKGNDYTDPSYHTIAFYRAFAEATGDESWITIAENSIKYLNRAAHFETGLCSDYSEFDGTPKRMEWNKESDNFSGDAWRVAMNLSLDYALFRGDESEKAICERLLFFFESRRPYLSDYAVDGGPYPRQGREATPGLIAMNAAATQVLTPGDSLIKPFVKHLAGLSVPNRLWRYYDGMLYMIGLLATAGKITF
- a CDS encoding phosphoglycerate dehydrogenase, coding for MATIKTMNNISKKGLSLFGAYYQVSDTVENPDAILVRSAQVDTDQFDGLLAVARAGAGVNNITIDKASAKGVCVFNTPGANANAVAELVMTVLGMAVRNVAQAANWVKNLNLNDPDMAKTVESGKKKFAGSELAGKTLGVIGLGKIGVLVANYARWKNMRVIAYEPYPNALNMHELSNKVEIADLDTVIANSDFLTVHVPFIKGVTENLLNRKNLANFKGTHILNFARNGLVEMDPVYEMLDNGTLQGYLSDFPDAKQIQHDKIQCFPHLGASTEEAEENCAVMAVEELKDYIEFGCVRNSVNFPALNDKPHMGIKTRVVVINEDVPNMIAEITKVFGAEGINIASFSNKSNGKIGYNLIDIESTIDDSIKAKLAQLPKVIKVRVIHF
- a CDS encoding FISUMP domain-containing protein codes for the protein MKKIHLVAGAVLSTLLFCGCEDIRTEKYPNGNIRFETTYVDNQKNGIEKEYYDNGTLKRETNYVNDRRQGLTKEFYKDGTPESEINYENGLMEGTIIRYHKNGKVASKVPYKQNKQSAFGEYFDESGEPATSGGYKDPRDNYAYEWIRIGDQLWIAENLNFATANGSLCQQCNNWGRLYNFENAQKACMEGFHMPSKAEWQTLLNFVGDKPGIKLKAGFGWDPLKNSLQFGNGKDDFGFGVKAGGAHFAKSDVALKDRKFDEAGKKAYLWTAEGEVLVFFYDKNTVKFEKFNPEHGASLRCLKD
- the ispG gene encoding (E)-4-hydroxy-3-methylbut-2-enyl-diphosphate synthase, whose amino-acid sequence is MTRFSEFPYVADRFNAVRRETVQVRVGDALIGGGAPILVQSMTTTKPKDVEKTVQETLDLAKVGCGLVRITAPTLADAQGLEEVMKRIRAAGCKVPVSADIHFQPKAAFEALKWVEKVRINPGNFVDTGILTLENQTDAMFEEGKVKVAEQFTPFVQEAKRLGRVIRIGVNHGSLSARMIYRYGDTVEGMVESVMEYLAVCEAEHFDQVVLSLKSSNPRVAISAYRMLAARIKQENYKPYPFHVGVTEAGAGADGRMKSAAGIGALLMDGLADTIRVSLTEDPVAEVPVAQELIKACALPAAPTSYAVPVLEKDPYHYARRETKPVILNGVEIGGAQPVKVGVRADAASITSEGRGPEFAVASLGDKPVVAFDDPMDIAGFAANPISVPEGSVFCYTGENMVSGVRAMVSAMEAAGRKDPILLYANIGSSEKDMLRASADIGSLVTDGIGDAVVIEGYKSPKESVELAFDILQAAYCRRSKTNFISCPSCGRTLYNIQEVMGKIKARFGHLKDLSIGIMGCIVNGPGEMADADFGYVGGGPGRITLFEGKTAVKKNIPEEDAIEELVALIKERGRWVDAPEAQ
- a CDS encoding NAD(P)/FAD-dependent oxidoreductase, whose product is MNDMLILGYGPAGVSAALYGLRAGLKVTLIGKDGGALQKAHLIENYYGLESPLTGTELLEVGKKQALKLGAQIVDDEVTDLMFDGSGFVATGLKGVYRGKTCIMATGSARKKQPLAGMAEMEGHGVSYCAVCDAFFYRGKNVAVMGSGEYALHEATELLQVVGSVTLLTNGAPLTATFPDSIKIEERKLKGLVGEGSFKGVQFEDETEQNFDGLFVALGSANATDLALKAGAAFDQGKLVLDEDLQSTIPGLYAAGDCTGGILQIAVAVGEGARAGLAAIKYLREHR
- a CDS encoding radical SAM protein, with translation MRRITLLTNPDICNLKCPLCFLQQRGRSFGMGEMPFETAVAAIQEYEDGLEEVIPSTMGEPLLYSNFSRLLDFCSDRRILLNLTTNGTFPGMWGKPAGYEKLLRACSDIKISGLAFECGDVQGAAFDERTWKENVERLLECRLQLVREGETRLSTVSLQMTLHRKNACRAEEILRWAEAVGVHRIKWNPVVFLSVADRRLVAEYGLEKFDLEELRGRLVSTKLKCGGSLFFEKKLAGCGTAEKEKISECAFRDEIWILPDGSEQNCPNPERRFGNPESERAQCENCVMRG